A window of Equus caballus isolate H_3958 breed thoroughbred chromosome 10, TB-T2T, whole genome shotgun sequence contains these coding sequences:
- the LOC100147106 gene encoding interferon lambda-3-like has product MKLDVAGVCMLVLVLMTAVLTGTGAGPVPRRHRALPGARGCHIAQYKSLSPGERLAFKNATDAFEESFWLKNHTCRSRPFPRTWDLRQLQVWERPVALEAELNLTLRVLANSSLGDVLDRPLGTLSHIHSELQACVAAQPTEGPRPRGRLHQWLRRLLEAQEEEPWGCLEASVMFNLFRLLTKDLTCVASGDLCV; this is encoded by the exons ATGAAGCTGG ACGTGGCCGGGGTCTGCATGCTGGTGCTGGTGCTGATGACCGCAGTGCTGACCGGGACAGGAGCAGGTCCTGTTCCCAGGCGCCACAGGGCCCTCCCAGGTGCAAGGGGCTGCCACATAGCCCAGTACAAGTCTCTGTCCCCAGGAGAGCGGCTGGCCTTCAAGAATGCCACGGATGCCTTC GAAGAGTCCTTCTGGCTGAAGAACCACACCTGCCGCTCCCGCCCCTTCCCCAGGACCTGGGACCTGAGGCAGCTGCAG GTGTGGGAGCGCCCCGTGGCCCTGGAGGCTGAGCTGAACCTGACTCTGCGGGTGCTGGCTAACTCGTCCCTGGGGGACGTCCTGGACCGGCCCCTTGGCACGCTGAGCCACATCCACTCTGAACTGCAGGCCTGT GTGGCTGCTCAGCCCACAGAGGGTCCCAGACCCCGGGGCCGCCTCCACCAGTGGCTGCGCCGGCTCCTTGAGGCCCAAGAGGAG GAGCCCTGGGGCTGCCTCGAAGCCTCTGTCATGTTCAACCTCTTCCGTCTCCTCACCAAGGACTTGACGTGTGTCGCCAGTGGAGACCTGTGTGTCTGA
- the LOC100629870 gene encoding interferon lambda-3-like produces MKLDVAGVCMLVLVLMTAVLTGTGAGPVPRRHRALPGARGCHIAQYKSLSPGERLAFKNATDAFEESFWLKNHTCRSRPFPRTWDLRQLQVWERPVALEAELNLTLRVLANSSLGDVLDQPLGTLSHIHSELQACVAAQPTEGPRPRGRLHQWLHRLHKAPKKEPWGCLEASVMFNLFRLLTKDLTCVASGDLCV; encoded by the exons ATGAAGCTGG ACGTGGCCGGGGTCTGCATGCTGGTGCTGGTGCTGATGACCGCAGTGCTGACCGGGACAGGAGCAGGTCCTGTTCCCAGGCGCCACAGGGCCCTCCCAGGTGCAAGGGGCTGCCACATAGCCCAGTACAAGTCTCTGTCCCCAGGAGAGCGGCTGGCCTTCAAGAATGCCACGGATGCCTTC GAAGAGTCCTTCTGGCTGAAGAACCACACCTGCCGCTCCCGCCCCTTCCCCAGGACCTGGGACCTGAGGCAGCTGCAG GTGTGGGAGCGCCCCGTGGCCCTGGAGGCTGAGCTGAACCTGACTCTGCGGGTGCTGGCTAACTCGTCCCTGGGGGACGTCCTGGACCAGCCCCTTGGCACGCTGAGCCACATCCACTCTGAACTGCAGGCCTGT GTGGCTGCTCAGCCCACAGAGGGTCCCAGACCCCGGGGCCGCCTCCACCAGTGGCTGCACCGGCTCCACAAGGCCCCAAAGAAG GAGCCCTGGGGCTGCCTCGAAGCCTCTGTCATGTTTAACCTCTTCCGTCTCCTCACCAAGGACTTGACGTGTGTCGCCAGTGGAGACCTGTGTGTCTGA